The Methanococcoides methylutens MM1 genome has a window encoding:
- a CDS encoding ATP-binding cassette domain-containing protein → MSNPIKLTIIGGINKDGTKEAIDRVEVSPGDILGIVGPTGSGKSTLIDDIEQLAQGDTPTGRRILINDEEPDTKMRVDPRLKLIAQLSQNMHFLADMTVSEFLQMHARSRGKDPELMHKVIELANTLTGEPIHEDDPLTVLSGGQSRSLMTADIAVISDSPIVLIDEIENAGIKKQEALELLAGEGKIVVVVTHDPVLALMASRRIVIKNGGMNDIITTSTEEKNVGDRVSEVDNWMMDLREIIRRGEVVEGVV, encoded by the coding sequence ATGAGTAATCCTATCAAGCTGACGATCATCGGAGGCATTAACAAGGACGGAACAAAGGAAGCTATCGACAGGGTGGAAGTGAGCCCCGGGGACATCCTTGGGATAGTTGGTCCGACTGGTTCCGGAAAAAGTACACTTATCGATGATATCGAACAACTGGCACAGGGAGACACACCCACCGGCCGCAGGATACTCATCAATGACGAAGAACCTGATACAAAGATGAGAGTTGACCCGCGCCTGAAGCTCATAGCACAGCTATCCCAGAACATGCATTTCCTTGCTGACATGACAGTTTCCGAGTTCCTGCAGATGCATGCCAGAAGCCGTGGAAAAGATCCAGAACTAATGCACAAGGTCATCGAACTTGCAAATACACTTACAGGAGAACCCATCCATGAGGATGACCCGCTTACCGTTCTCAGTGGTGGCCAGTCACGCTCCCTTATGACCGCTGACATCGCAGTGATCAGCGATTCACCCATCGTGCTTATCGATGAGATAGAGAATGCAGGAATTAAAAAGCAGGAAGCACTGGAACTTCTGGCCGGAGAGGGAAAGATCGTTGTGGTTGTCACACATGACCCTGTTCTTGCACTCATGGCATCCCGCAGGATAGTCATAAAGAACGGCGGAATGAACGATATAATCACAACAAGCACTGAAGAGAAGAATGTGGGTGATCGTGTCTCAGAGGTCGACAACTGGATGATGGACCTTCGTGAGATCATTCGCAGGGGAGAGGTCGTGGAAGGTGTCGTATGA
- a CDS encoding GTP-binding protein — protein MKLVVVAGTPGSGKTSVLLHTIQALKRRGNKPAVVKVDCLWTDDDKRFARLEVPIRVGLARDMCPDHFTIYNTEPMLQWAEEEGANVLLNETAGLCLRCAPYPDSCLAVCVIDVTTGPNTPLKVGPLLTTADIVVMTKGDIVSQAEREVFRERVLEVNPECMVVEANGLSGKGAIELAELIEEGIEADVEDMTLRYNPPLAICTLCSGEKRVERKYHMGVLRHLDGFMEYKGE, from the coding sequence ATGAAACTCGTAGTTGTTGCAGGAACCCCTGGATCCGGAAAGACATCCGTATTGCTTCATACCATACAGGCCCTGAAAAGGCGAGGAAACAAGCCTGCAGTGGTCAAGGTAGACTGCCTCTGGACAGATGATGACAAAAGGTTCGCAAGACTTGAAGTTCCGATCAGGGTCGGTCTTGCCAGGGACATGTGCCCGGACCATTTTACCATTTACAATACTGAGCCCATGCTCCAGTGGGCAGAGGAAGAAGGTGCAAACGTTCTGCTCAATGAGACAGCAGGATTGTGCCTGAGGTGTGCACCATACCCGGATTCATGTCTGGCTGTCTGTGTCATTGATGTGACCACCGGTCCAAACACGCCCCTAAAGGTCGGCCCGCTGCTGACAACGGCAGATATCGTGGTCATGACAAAGGGGGACATCGTCTCACAGGCAGAACGTGAGGTTTTCAGGGAAAGGGTACTGGAAGTTAACCCTGAATGCATGGTCGTGGAAGCTAACGGACTTAGCGGAAAAGGTGCCATCGAACTTGCAGAGCTTATCGAGGAAGGAATAGAGGCAGACGTTGAGGATATGACCCTCAGATATAACCCCCCACTTGCGATATGCACCCTCTGCAGTGGTGAAAAGCGCGTTGAACGCAAATACCACATGGGAGTTCTACGCCACCTCGACGGATTCATGGAATACAAGGGGGAATGA
- a CDS encoding (Fe-S)-binding protein yields the protein MQEILELLPGYNCGKCGYKQCRDLADNMRRAEDIGLCPFLGKQQFAENRKKLKEILKDRSDSTNIIGVIDGLEADFTLAPLDGEPTCREDIHPIDGTEMKKGDLVRYRPLGCPITHFAKVIEASRGMNTIHMVGPIQRLGNEEVEFIDAGICLIFAFDGKVETGRIPRVGETVKFIPTHCMMQKVHSGIVVGVEERNVRIEAIDLKVW from the coding sequence ATGCAGGAGATACTTGAGCTGCTGCCAGGATACAATTGTGGTAAATGCGGATACAAGCAATGCCGCGATCTTGCGGATAATATGAGAAGAGCAGAGGACATCGGACTCTGCCCTTTTCTAGGAAAACAGCAATTCGCCGAGAACAGGAAGAAGCTGAAAGAGATCCTAAAGGACAGGTCTGACAGCACGAACATCATTGGTGTGATCGACGGCCTGGAAGCCGATTTCACCCTTGCGCCCCTTGACGGCGAACCCACATGCAGGGAGGACATTCATCCTATTGACGGCACCGAGATGAAAAAAGGTGACCTCGTAAGATACCGGCCACTTGGCTGCCCCATAACGCATTTCGCAAAGGTCATCGAAGCCTCCCGTGGAATGAACACCATCCACATGGTGGGCCCTATCCAGCGCCTTGGAAATGAAGAGGTTGAGTTCATTGACGCAGGGATCTGTCTTATCTTCGCCTTTGACGGAAAAGTAGAAACAGGACGTATCCCGAGAGTTGGTGAAACAGTGAAGTTCATACCCACACATTGCATGATGCAGAAAGTGCATTCAGGCATTGTTGTCGGAGTTGAGGAAAGAAATGTCAGGATCGAAGCGATCGATCTGAAGGTATGGTGA
- the comD gene encoding sulfopyruvate decarboxylase subunit alpha, with amino-acid sequence MDPSTSVFNGMRFAGIDLVVSVPCVNLKDILPMIDNDPNIIHVPVTREEEGVGICAGAYMGGKVPAMLMQNSGLGNSINALASLNKLFHIPLVLIMSHRGIEGETICAQVPMGQLTPSLLDSLDIPYVVPTIDNVEDAIIHAWNIAADKGRPVAVLLEIGFWEAE; translated from the coding sequence ATGGACCCAAGCACATCAGTATTCAATGGTATGAGATTTGCAGGCATTGACCTTGTTGTAAGTGTACCCTGCGTCAACCTGAAGGACATACTTCCAATGATAGATAATGATCCGAACATAATCCATGTGCCGGTTACCCGCGAGGAAGAAGGCGTAGGAATATGTGCCGGAGCCTACATGGGAGGAAAGGTCCCTGCAATGCTAATGCAGAACTCAGGACTTGGAAATTCCATCAACGCACTTGCTTCACTGAACAAATTGTTCCACATCCCGCTGGTGCTGATCATGAGTCACAGGGGTATTGAAGGTGAGACCATTTGTGCCCAGGTACCCATGGGCCAGCTTACACCGTCTTTGCTCGATTCCCTGGACATACCTTATGTAGTACCCACCATAGACAACGTGGAAGATGCAATAATCCATGCATGGAACATCGCAGCAGATAAGGGTAGACCTGTTGCTGTCCTTCTTGAGATCGGGTTCTGGGAGGCAGAATGA
- the comE gene encoding sulfopyruvate decarboxylase subunit beta has protein sequence MKRIDAISMIARKAEEKNSLIVANIGYPSRELNDLKDRPGNFYMLGSMGLSSSIGLGLSLAVPERHVIAIDGDGSVLMNMGSLATIAHQNPENYLLVIIDNGTYGSTGDQPTATSLGTDLGAVAKGAGIDEVHTVDNEEDLEKMLKEVDRGVLVVRVDPGNASVPVICLSPEEIIERFMAESARPSE, from the coding sequence ATGAAGCGCATAGATGCGATCTCAATGATTGCCAGAAAAGCAGAAGAGAAGAACTCACTCATTGTAGCTAACATTGGATATCCTTCCAGGGAACTAAACGACCTGAAAGACAGACCTGGAAACTTCTACATGCTTGGCTCCATGGGACTCTCATCGTCCATTGGCCTCGGTCTATCCCTGGCTGTCCCTGAAAGACATGTCATTGCCATAGACGGTGATGGCTCAGTTCTCATGAACATGGGAAGCCTTGCCACCATTGCACACCAGAATCCTGAGAACTACCTGCTTGTTATCATTGACAACGGAACCTACGGTTCCACCGGAGACCAGCCCACAGCCACATCCCTTGGAACAGATCTTGGCGCTGTTGCAAAAGGAGCAGGTATCGATGAAGTTCACACAGTGGATAACGAAGAAGATCTCGAAAAGATGCTAAAAGAAGTTGACAGGGGAGTGCTCGTTGTACGCGTGGATCCTGGAAATGCATCCGTACCTGTGATCTGCCTTTCCCCTGAAGAGATAATCGAACGCTTTATGGCTGAATCTGCTCGACCATCTGAGTAA
- a CDS encoding methanogenesis marker 16 metalloprotein, whose translation MERSIESINERIGKGEAVVLTAQEVCELTDRGEDIEKVDVVTAATRAIMSGTYAILSFPVDAPCSFLRAKEVYMNGVPAHTGPCPNERLGILDLMLFGTDHSLDDHHYGAGHLFRDLVAGNPVDVKVVTDGDVTFTTQVTLGDMPYAMMYGTRHAFKNYSAFVNTSDDTISSIFHAMDFGPRLSEATISGCGQINPVKNDPMLQSIGIGTRILMNGSEGFILGSGTRSAKEKPNLTAFADMHDMDPEYMGGFFTSAGPECIVSWAVPVAVTDPSVVDAIKERDRQIKMSVMAVDKRACVGYSTYGDVWEDVDLEVTFAPDECINCALCEPQENCPMAAISFEEDKVKLDRYACFNCGLCTTLCVGDVFTGKMGSIKFELGDYSADVPIVLRQSDKKRALELSEKLKERILDGSFRLTQMVEQIQP comes from the coding sequence ATGGAACGCAGTATTGAAAGTATAAATGAACGCATCGGAAAAGGTGAAGCTGTTGTGCTTACCGCACAGGAGGTCTGTGAACTTACGGACCGTGGTGAAGATATCGAAAAGGTAGATGTTGTGACAGCAGCGACACGTGCCATCATGAGCGGAACCTATGCTATTCTCTCTTTCCCGGTGGATGCACCCTGCAGTTTCCTGCGTGCAAAGGAAGTCTATATGAACGGAGTCCCTGCACACACGGGACCGTGTCCCAACGAAAGATTGGGTATCCTTGACCTTATGCTCTTTGGCACGGACCACAGCCTGGATGACCACCACTATGGTGCAGGTCATCTCTTCCGTGATCTTGTAGCAGGAAATCCTGTGGATGTAAAGGTGGTCACCGATGGTGATGTAACATTCACAACACAGGTCACATTAGGCGATATGCCGTATGCCATGATGTATGGTACACGCCACGCTTTCAAGAACTATTCCGCTTTTGTGAACACTTCCGATGACACTATTTCTTCCATATTCCACGCAATGGACTTCGGGCCAAGGCTTAGCGAGGCAACGATCTCCGGCTGCGGGCAGATCAATCCTGTGAAGAACGATCCTATGCTGCAGTCCATCGGTATCGGGACACGAATCCTCATGAACGGCTCGGAAGGCTTCATACTGGGTTCCGGTACCCGTAGTGCCAAAGAGAAACCAAACCTGACGGCTTTTGCAGATATGCATGACATGGACCCTGAATACATGGGTGGTTTTTTCACTTCAGCCGGTCCGGAATGTATTGTATCCTGGGCAGTCCCTGTAGCTGTTACCGATCCTTCAGTTGTTGATGCAATTAAAGAGCGTGACAGACAGATCAAGATGTCAGTAATGGCCGTGGACAAAAGGGCCTGTGTTGGATATTCCACCTATGGTGATGTATGGGAAGATGTGGACCTGGAAGTAACGTTCGCTCCGGACGAGTGCATCAATTGTGCCCTCTGTGAGCCTCAGGAAAACTGCCCAATGGCTGCTATCAGTTTCGAAGAGGACAAAGTAAAACTTGACAGGTATGCATGTTTCAACTGTGGTCTGTGCACTACTTTGTGTGTGGGAGATGTCTTCACAGGTAAGATGGGCTCCATTAAGTTCGAACTGGGTGATTATTCAGCAGACGTTCCTATCGTCCTGCGTCAGTCTGACAAGAAGAGGGCTCTGGAGCTGTCAGAAAAATTAAAAGAAAGGATACTGGATGGCTCTTTCCGTCTTACTCAGATGGTCGAGCAGATTCAGCCATAA
- a CDS encoding cation:proton antiporter: MESSIIYSLDIIFGLSIAILYLCHRLHVPIVVGFLFTGMLLGPHGYGLIDAVEEVEVLAEIGIVLLLFTIGVELSLKDLWGIKRAVLIGGSIQVLLTIVVVYLISYWMGYGYGESVFIGFLFSLSSTAIVLKLLQKRGELHAPHGRLSLAILLFQDVIVVPMILITPFLAGVSGNGEPALIPIIAKGIGLVILVIASAKWIIPNVLYQITKTRDSELFFLSIIVVCLSVAWLTYSMGLSLALGAFLAGLIISESEYSHQAMSNLIPFRDIFMSFFFISIGMLLDIDHFFGNPVLFILVAVGVLLLKSVIAGLASYLLGFPLRTAIIGGLALAQVGEFSFVLSTFGLEYGILDQNVYQLFLVVSILTMAVTSSVMSISPRVADRVVNLPIPPRLKCGFHPGAMEAVISKQTHLEDHLIIAGFGFNGHTVAKAATVAGIPYIILDTNPETVRKEQLKGELVYYGDSSQKGVLEHADIKSARVLVVCISDPAGTRRTISLARKMNPNVHIIARTQYLQEMEPLYALGANEVIPEEYETSIEIFVRLMKRYMIPKDEIDRLVAEIRSDGYEMFRTLSGTMNIYDMEVDIPDMNITNVRVRSSSFVVGKTLAQLELRKKYGVTILAIRRNSEIISNPDPDIFLTSHDVVVLMGAPEMISKVDPLFSGGSIE; this comes from the coding sequence ATGGAGTCTTCAATAATATATAGTCTTGACATAATTTTTGGTTTGTCCATCGCTATTCTCTATCTATGCCACCGCCTTCATGTACCAATAGTTGTGGGCTTCCTTTTCACGGGTATGCTGCTGGGTCCTCATGGTTATGGTCTCATAGATGCAGTCGAGGAAGTTGAAGTTCTTGCCGAAATAGGTATCGTATTGCTACTGTTTACGATAGGCGTCGAGCTGTCCTTAAAGGACCTATGGGGCATAAAACGTGCAGTGCTTATAGGCGGTTCGATACAGGTGCTTCTCACCATAGTGGTCGTCTATCTGATCTCTTACTGGATGGGCTATGGTTATGGTGAATCCGTTTTCATTGGTTTCCTGTTCTCTCTTAGCAGTACTGCTATCGTTCTCAAACTTCTTCAGAAAAGAGGGGAATTGCATGCTCCGCATGGGCGTCTTTCCCTTGCTATCCTGCTCTTCCAGGATGTCATTGTGGTTCCCATGATACTGATCACACCATTCCTGGCAGGTGTTAGTGGCAATGGTGAGCCGGCCCTTATCCCCATAATCGCGAAAGGAATAGGATTGGTCATTCTGGTAATAGCAAGTGCAAAGTGGATCATACCAAACGTTCTCTATCAGATCACAAAGACCCGTGATTCTGAGCTCTTCTTCCTTAGTATTATTGTTGTCTGCCTTTCTGTGGCATGGCTTACATACAGTATGGGCCTGTCCCTGGCTCTGGGTGCTTTTCTTGCAGGACTTATCATCTCTGAATCCGAATATAGCCATCAGGCAATGAGCAACCTTATACCATTCCGTGATATCTTCATGAGTTTCTTCTTTATCTCAATAGGTATGTTGCTGGACATCGATCATTTCTTTGGCAACCCCGTTTTGTTCATATTGGTAGCCGTCGGAGTGCTGTTGTTAAAATCAGTGATCGCAGGCCTGGCATCCTACTTACTTGGTTTCCCGCTTCGCACGGCGATCATTGGAGGACTTGCACTGGCACAGGTAGGTGAGTTCTCATTTGTCCTGTCCACCTTCGGTCTGGAATATGGTATCCTTGATCAGAATGTGTACCAGCTGTTCCTTGTGGTATCCATCCTTACAATGGCGGTCACTTCATCTGTCATGTCAATCTCGCCCAGAGTAGCAGACCGGGTAGTGAACCTGCCAATTCCACCAAGGCTTAAATGTGGTTTTCATCCCGGGGCCATGGAGGCTGTTATTAGTAAGCAGACCCACCTTGAAGATCATCTTATCATTGCAGGCTTTGGTTTCAATGGCCACACCGTTGCGAAGGCGGCAACAGTTGCCGGTATCCCATATATTATCCTTGATACAAACCCAGAGACAGTCAGAAAGGAACAGCTAAAGGGTGAACTCGTCTACTACGGTGATTCTTCCCAGAAAGGAGTACTGGAACATGCGGATATCAAGAGTGCAAGGGTACTCGTGGTCTGTATCTCCGATCCGGCGGGTACCAGAAGGACGATTTCACTTGCCCGTAAAATGAATCCCAATGTTCACATCATTGCCCGTACACAGTACTTGCAGGAAATGGAACCTCTTTATGCACTTGGTGCAAATGAGGTAATTCCCGAGGAATACGAGACCTCAATCGAGATATTCGTGAGGCTGATGAAGAGATATATGATTCCAAAGGATGAGATCGACAGATTGGTTGCAGAGATACGTTCGGATGGATATGAGATGTTCAGGACACTGTCAGGTACAATGAATATCTATGACATGGAAGTCGACATCCCGGATATGAACATCACGAATGTAAGGGTCAGGTCTTCTTCATTTGTTGTCGGGAAAACACTTGCCCAACTTGAGCTCAGGAAGAAGTATGGGGTTACCATACTAGCCATTCGCAGGAACTCGGAGATAATTTCAAATCCGGACCCTGATATCTTCCTCACCTCGCATGATGTGGTGGTATTGATGGGTGCACCGGAAATGATCTCAAAGGTCGATCCTCTGTTCTCAGGCGGGAGCATTGAATAA
- a CDS encoding tyrosine--tRNA ligase, giving the protein MEKMDLIKRNVQEIVTEEELTKLLESKENPSAYTGYEPSGKIHMGHVLTVNKLIDLQKAGFEITVLLADVHAYMNQKGTMEEVRKTADYNKECFLALGLDPEKTNFVYGSDFQLSPDYMLNVLKLTQATSLNRAKRSMDEVGRKMEDPKVSQMVYPIMQAIDIALLGVDVAVGGIDQRKIHMLAREGLPGLGFKAPLCIHTPILLGLDGSKMASSSGNYISVDDDAASINKKLKKAFCPAGVVEDNPVMALFKYHIMPRYDEIVFERPEKFGGDLVCKSYEELEAVFSDETLHPMDLKNGAAKYINEILDPVREVLL; this is encoded by the coding sequence ATGGAAAAGATGGACCTTATAAAAAGAAATGTACAGGAGATTGTCACGGAAGAGGAGCTTACAAAATTGCTGGAGTCAAAGGAAAACCCTTCAGCATATACAGGCTACGAACCCAGTGGGAAGATCCACATGGGTCATGTTCTTACTGTGAACAAGCTGATAGACCTTCAGAAAGCAGGATTTGAGATCACTGTCCTTCTTGCGGATGTCCATGCCTATATGAACCAGAAAGGTACTATGGAAGAGGTTCGCAAGACTGCGGACTACAACAAGGAATGTTTCCTTGCACTGGGACTTGATCCGGAAAAGACCAATTTCGTATATGGTTCTGATTTCCAGCTCTCTCCTGACTACATGCTCAATGTGCTCAAGCTTACCCAGGCTACTTCACTTAACAGGGCAAAGAGAAGCATGGATGAGGTAGGTAGGAAGATGGAAGATCCTAAGGTCTCCCAGATGGTCTACCCGATCATGCAGGCCATTGATATCGCACTTCTTGGCGTTGACGTTGCAGTTGGTGGTATTGACCAGAGGAAGATCCACATGCTTGCAAGGGAAGGCCTTCCAGGACTTGGTTTTAAGGCACCTCTCTGTATCCACACTCCTATCCTTCTCGGACTGGACGGTAGCAAAATGGCATCATCCAGTGGAAACTACATCTCAGTTGACGATGATGCAGCATCCATAAACAAGAAGCTTAAGAAAGCATTCTGTCCTGCAGGCGTTGTTGAAGACAACCCGGTAATGGCACTCTTCAAGTATCACATAATGCCACGTTATGATGAGATCGTATTCGAAAGGCCGGAAAAGTTCGGCGGCGATCTTGTGTGCAAGAGCTATGAAGAGCTTGAGGCTGTATTTTCAGACGAGACCCTTCATCCAATGGACTTGAAGAATGGTGCAGCAAAGTACATCAATGAGATACTTGACCCTGTAAGGGAAGTACTTCTCTGA